A portion of the Colius striatus isolate bColStr4 chromosome 1, bColStr4.1.hap1, whole genome shotgun sequence genome contains these proteins:
- the LOC104558680 gene encoding amine oxidase [flavin-containing] isoform X2, protein MWNPLAYLDYNNLWRTMDEMGKEIPSEAPWKAPHAEEWDKMTMQDLIDKICWTNAAKSFATLFVNVDVTSEPHEVSALWFLWYVKQCGGTTRIFSTSNGGQERKFVGGTSQISEKIMERLGGRVKLRKPVIRIDQSGESVIVETLDHELYEGKYVISAIPPALCLKIHFNPPLPPMRNQLINRIPMGSVIKCIVYYKETFWRKKGYCGTMIIEDEDAAVDLTLDDTKPDGSFPAIIGFILARKCRRLTGLTKEERKTRLCELYAKVLGSEEALYPVHYEEKNWCEEQYSGGCYTAYFPPGIMTQYGRIIRQPVGRIYFAGTETATEWSGYMEGAIQAGERAAREILFAMRKIPDSEIWKPEPESVDVPALPITTTFWERNLPSVPGLLKLIGCSTVITSLAAAGLLAYKKGLLLRN, encoded by the exons ATTCCTAGTGAAGCCCCGTGGAAAGCTCCACATGCAGAAGAATGGGACAAAATGACGATGCAAGATCTCATAGATAAAATTTGCTGGACAAA TGCTGCCAAGAGTTTTGCAACTCTGTTTGTGAATGTGGATGTCACTTCTGAGCCCCACGAGGTCTCTGCCCTTTGGTTTTTGTGGTATGTGAAGCAGTGTGGGGGGACAACAAGGATATTTTCAACATCCAACGGAGGACAG gagAGGAAGTTTGTTGGGGGCACTAGCCAGATCAGTGAGAAAATAATGGAGCGCCTGGGAGGCCGGGTGAAGCTGAGGAAACCAGTCATCCGCATCGACCAGTCGGGTGAAAGTGTCATAGTGGAAACCTTAGATCATGAATTATATGAG GGTAAATATGTGATCAGTGCCATTCCCCCAGCTCTTTGTTTGAAGATTCATTTCAACCCACCTTTGCCCCCAATGAGAAACCAGCTCATCAACCGAATCCCCATGGGCTCAGTCATCAAGTGCATTGTATACTATAAGGAAactttctggaggaaaaagg GATATTGTGGTACCATGATCATTGAAGATGAAGATGCTGCAGTTGATTTAACACTTGATGATACTAAGCCTGATGGCAGCTTTCCTGCCATAATAGG CTTCATTCTCGCTCGGAAGTGTAGAAGACTAACAGGTCTCACGAAAGAAGAAAG GAAGACGAGGCTGTGTGAGCTCTATGCAAAGGTTCTGGGATCAGAGGAAGCTTTATAT CCAGTGCATTACGAAGAGAAGAATTGGTGTGAAGAGCAGTATTCTGGGGGTTGCTACACAGCCTACTTCCCACCAGGCATAATGACTCAGTATGGAAG GATTATTCGTCAGCCTGTTGGCAGGATCTATTTTGCTGGCACAGAGACAGCCACTGAGTGGAGCGGATACATGGAGGGGGCAATACAAGCTGGAGAGAGAGCAGCCAGAGAG ATACTGTTTGCTATGAGGAAAATCCCAGACAGTGAAATTTGGAAGCCAGAACCTGAATCAGTT GATGTTCCAGCTTTACCCATCACTACCACCTTCTGGGAGAGGAACTTGCCATCTGTGCCGGGACTGCTCAAGCTGATTGGATGTTCCACTGTCATCACctctctggctgcagctgggtTATTGGCCTACAAAAAGGGACTTCTACTTAGGAACTGA